The following proteins are encoded in a genomic region of Actinomadura sp. NAK00032:
- a CDS encoding LamG-like jellyroll fold domain-containing protein yields the protein MLIRRGPAALATVLLGASLTVAAAPAQASTGGVFPPLKKNLISYYDFEHPVPGDPSREADRGRSGTTIDLVNGGAAMRVRDGARRHAIQLKQVDPSAKGNDDWKAGIYSATGVPSLRAFNAAKGATLMGWFKMTGTNPSPNTVTANPDDKYNAIGLSGLLTGDSDGHGVRALLEIIDVSGTLRVVALGRRVDGSKSQTFAASEDWQSVLPQNTWVHLAATFDYDTGQMALYKNGAPLPGFYTVAGDPWGVEGEPEPDVTSATDPRGIKIGGSFPQNNLERNPCNCRMDGLMFLDRALTPKEAALQYKFARK from the coding sequence ATGCTGATTCGCCGCGGCCCCGCAGCGCTCGCCACCGTGCTGCTCGGCGCCTCCCTCACCGTCGCCGCCGCCCCTGCCCAGGCATCGACCGGCGGCGTCTTCCCGCCCCTGAAGAAGAACCTGATCTCCTACTACGACTTCGAGCACCCCGTGCCCGGCGACCCGTCCCGCGAGGCCGACCGCGGCCGGTCCGGGACGACGATCGACCTGGTCAACGGCGGCGCCGCCATGCGGGTCAGGGACGGCGCGCGCCGGCACGCCATCCAGCTCAAGCAGGTGGATCCGTCCGCCAAGGGGAACGACGACTGGAAGGCGGGGATCTACTCGGCGACGGGCGTCCCGTCCCTGCGCGCGTTCAACGCCGCCAAGGGCGCGACGCTCATGGGCTGGTTCAAGATGACCGGCACCAACCCGAGCCCCAACACCGTCACCGCGAACCCCGACGACAAGTACAACGCGATCGGGCTGTCGGGCCTGCTCACCGGCGACTCCGACGGGCACGGCGTGCGCGCCCTGCTGGAGATCATCGACGTGTCCGGCACCCTGCGCGTCGTCGCGCTGGGCCGCCGCGTGGACGGGTCGAAGTCGCAGACGTTCGCGGCGAGCGAGGACTGGCAGAGCGTCCTCCCCCAGAACACCTGGGTGCACCTCGCCGCGACGTTCGACTACGACACCGGTCAGATGGCGCTCTACAAGAACGGCGCGCCGCTGCCCGGCTTCTACACCGTCGCGGGCGACCCGTGGGGCGTCGAGGGCGAGCCCGAGCCCGACGTCACGTCCGCCACCGACCCCCGCGGCATCAAGATCGGCGGCAGCTTCCCGCAGAACAACCTCGAACGGAACCCCTGCAACTGCCGCATGGACGGCCTGATGTTCCTCGACCGCGCCCTCACCCCCAAGGAGGCCGCGCTCCAGTACAAGTTCGCGAGGAAGTGA
- a CDS encoding helix-turn-helix transcriptional regulator has protein sequence MAKNGELREFLRTRRARVRPEDVGLPPGGRRRVPGLRREEVAMLAAVSLDYYARMEQGRPLQPSDQVLDAIARALRLAEVERLYLHNLVRSAVAEPKPDELRVTPVDAGMRTMLDGVQVPAIIIDSRGDVQAMNRMGRALLVGLEPMPSEAASHPRWLFLRPETRELHVDWEMNARVSVGVLRRTAGRYPRDKRLHALIGELSVASPEFRGWWAEHDVEVPCRGPKRFRHPVVGDLTLQVEALQLHDERWMYAYAAEPGSPFEEALRLLGTWAATQDAEETTGQEDDAEVTRR, from the coding sequence ATGGCCAAGAACGGTGAGCTGCGAGAGTTCCTGCGCACCCGGCGGGCACGGGTCCGGCCGGAGGACGTGGGCCTCCCGCCCGGCGGACGGCGCCGCGTGCCCGGCCTGCGACGCGAGGAGGTCGCGATGCTGGCCGCCGTGAGCCTCGACTACTACGCCCGCATGGAGCAGGGCCGTCCGCTGCAACCGTCCGACCAGGTGCTCGACGCGATCGCCCGCGCGCTGCGGCTGGCGGAGGTCGAGCGGCTGTACCTGCACAACCTCGTCCGGTCGGCCGTGGCGGAGCCAAAGCCGGACGAACTGCGCGTCACGCCCGTCGACGCGGGCATGCGGACGATGCTCGACGGCGTCCAAGTCCCCGCGATCATCATCGACTCGCGCGGCGACGTCCAGGCGATGAACCGGATGGGACGGGCCCTGCTGGTGGGGCTCGAACCGATGCCGTCCGAGGCGGCGAGCCACCCGCGCTGGCTGTTCCTGCGGCCGGAGACCCGCGAACTCCACGTCGACTGGGAGATGAACGCGCGCGTGAGCGTCGGCGTCCTGCGGCGGACGGCGGGCCGCTACCCGCGCGACAAGCGGCTGCACGCGCTGATCGGCGAGCTGTCCGTCGCCAGCCCCGAGTTCCGGGGCTGGTGGGCCGAGCACGACGTCGAGGTGCCCTGCCGGGGCCCCAAGCGGTTCCGCCACCCCGTCGTCGGCGACCTCACGCTGCAGGTCGAGGCGCTGCAACTGCACGACGAGCGCTGGATGTACGCCTACGCGGCGGAACCGGGCTCCCCGTTCGAAGAGGCACTCCGCCTGCTCGGCACCTGGGCCGCGACCCAGGACGCCGAAGAAACGACCGGTCAGGAGGACGACGCGGAGGTGACCCGCCGGTGA
- a CDS encoding aldo/keto reductase, translating to MTTITQTSALGDKIVRRIGFGAMQLAGPGVFGPPKDPDAARAVLRRAVELGVDHIDTAQVYGPDVVNELIAEALHPYPDGLVIATKAGGARDGQGGWVRASRPEQLRATVEQDLRTLRLERIGLVNLRLQVGGPEPDAVPLAEQLGALTELRDEGKLDLIGLSTVSAEIVEAALETAPIAEVQNAYGIANRTDEPVVDLCRENGIAYVPYYPLGSAFTGGPQALAADPAIASVAAKHGASASQIALAWLLAHYDRMLLIPGTSSVAHLEENLAVDAIGLDAGDLAALDRVAHVAAPSF from the coding sequence ATGACCACCATCACTCAGACCTCGGCACTCGGCGACAAGATCGTGCGGCGTATCGGCTTCGGCGCGATGCAGCTCGCCGGCCCCGGCGTGTTCGGCCCGCCGAAGGACCCGGACGCGGCCCGCGCCGTGCTGCGCCGCGCCGTCGAACTCGGCGTCGACCACATCGACACCGCGCAGGTCTACGGGCCCGACGTCGTCAACGAACTGATCGCCGAGGCGCTGCACCCGTACCCGGACGGCCTCGTCATCGCCACCAAGGCCGGCGGCGCCCGCGACGGGCAGGGCGGCTGGGTCCGGGCGTCCCGTCCGGAGCAGCTGCGGGCGACCGTCGAGCAGGACCTGCGGACCCTGCGGCTCGAACGGATCGGCCTGGTGAACCTGCGCCTCCAGGTCGGGGGCCCGGAACCGGACGCCGTTCCGCTCGCCGAGCAGCTCGGCGCCCTGACCGAGCTGCGCGACGAGGGCAAGCTCGATCTCATCGGCCTCTCGACCGTCTCGGCCGAGATCGTCGAGGCCGCGCTGGAGACCGCCCCGATCGCGGAGGTGCAGAACGCCTACGGCATCGCGAACCGCACGGACGAGCCGGTCGTCGACCTCTGCCGCGAGAACGGCATCGCCTACGTCCCCTACTACCCGCTCGGCTCCGCGTTCACCGGCGGGCCCCAGGCGCTGGCCGCCGACCCGGCGATCGCGTCGGTGGCCGCGAAGCACGGCGCCTCGGCGTCGCAGATCGCGCTCGCCTGGCTGCTCGCCCACTACGACCGCATGCTGCTGATCCCCGGCACCAGTTCGGTCGCCCACCTCGAAGAGAACCTGGCCGTCGACGCCATCGGCCTGGACGCCGGAGACCTGGCCGCCCTGGACCGCGTCGCCCATGTGGCCGCCCCGAGCTTCTAA
- the galT gene encoding galactose-1-phosphate uridylyltransferase, which yields MFRTRARLSDGREIVYYDEAPGRAPVPDPRGLAPVEPVCETRRDPLTGDRVTITAHRNTRTFLPPADQCPLCPGGPASEIPDASYDVVVFENRFPSFDVRTPPVPPEIDGVERSRGAGRCEVVCFTDDHSASIAQLPVSRVRTIVDAWADRTAEIAAVPGVRQVYVFENRGVEIGVTLHHPHGQIYGYPFITPRTERMLAMAAARPALFDEVLKAERAGSRVVLAGEHWTAYVPAAARWPVEVHLMPHRHVPGFTALDAGERDELAVLYRDLLRRCDALYGSPLPYVAGWHQAPAGDDLLRLHLELFSIRRAPDKIKYLAGSESGMAAWINDVSPEDIAARLRDAAPAGG from the coding sequence ATGTTCCGGACACGCGCACGGCTCTCCGACGGCCGCGAGATCGTCTACTACGACGAGGCGCCGGGCCGGGCGCCCGTCCCGGACCCGCGCGGCCTCGCGCCGGTCGAACCGGTCTGCGAGACGCGCCGCGACCCGCTGACCGGCGACCGCGTCACGATCACCGCGCACCGCAACACCCGGACGTTCCTGCCGCCCGCCGACCAGTGCCCGCTGTGCCCCGGCGGGCCCGCCTCGGAGATCCCCGACGCGTCCTACGACGTGGTGGTGTTCGAGAACCGGTTCCCGTCCTTCGACGTCCGCACCCCGCCCGTCCCGCCGGAGATCGACGGCGTGGAACGCTCCCGGGGCGCCGGGCGCTGCGAGGTCGTGTGCTTCACCGACGACCACTCCGCCTCGATCGCGCAGTTGCCGGTCTCCCGCGTCCGGACGATCGTCGACGCGTGGGCCGACCGGACCGCCGAGATCGCCGCGGTGCCCGGCGTCCGGCAGGTGTACGTGTTCGAGAACCGCGGCGTCGAGATCGGCGTGACGCTGCACCACCCGCACGGCCAGATCTACGGGTACCCGTTCATCACGCCCCGCACCGAGCGCATGCTGGCGATGGCCGCCGCGCGGCCCGCCCTGTTCGACGAGGTCCTCAAGGCCGAGCGGGCGGGCAGCCGCGTCGTGCTGGCGGGCGAGCACTGGACGGCCTACGTCCCGGCCGCCGCCCGCTGGCCCGTGGAGGTGCACCTCATGCCGCACCGCCACGTCCCCGGCTTCACCGCGCTGGACGCCGGGGAGCGCGACGAGCTGGCCGTCCTCTACCGCGACCTCCTGCGCCGCTGCGACGCCCTCTACGGCTCCCCGCTCCCGTACGTGGCGGGCTGGCACCAGGCGCCAGCCGGCGACGACCTGCTCCGGCTGCACCTGGAGCTGTTCTCCATCCGCCGCGCGCCCGACAAGATCAAGTACCTGGCGGGGTCGGAGTCCGGCATGGCCGCCTGGATCAACGACGTCTCCCCGGAGGACATCGCCGCCCGGCTCCGCGACGCCGCCCCGGCCGGGGGGTAA
- a CDS encoding ATP/GTP-binding protein, with product MVSKPSESAANAEPAGDGGAPAEGAAAPVAVKILVAGGFGVGKTTMVGAVSEIRPLQTEELLTDRSVGVDDTAGVEQKTTTTVAMDFGRITIRDGLILYLFGTPGQDRFWFMWDELSYGALGAVVLADTRRLADCFPAVDYFENRGLPFVVAVNCFDDGYDYTVEEIREALDLRPDTPIVLCDVRERASGKEVLTTLVRHLLSVHHEQHPAGAPAG from the coding sequence ATGGTCTCCAAGCCCTCTGAGTCCGCGGCGAACGCTGAGCCCGCCGGAGACGGCGGGGCTCCGGCGGAGGGCGCGGCGGCGCCGGTCGCGGTGAAGATCCTCGTCGCCGGGGGGTTCGGCGTCGGCAAGACCACCATGGTCGGCGCCGTCAGCGAGATCCGCCCGCTGCAGACCGAGGAGCTGCTCACCGACCGGAGCGTCGGCGTCGACGACACCGCGGGCGTCGAGCAGAAGACCACCACCACCGTCGCGATGGACTTCGGCCGCATCACGATCCGCGACGGCCTGATCCTGTACCTGTTCGGCACGCCCGGCCAGGACCGCTTCTGGTTCATGTGGGACGAGCTGTCCTACGGCGCGCTCGGCGCCGTCGTCCTCGCCGACACCCGCCGCCTCGCCGACTGCTTCCCCGCCGTCGACTACTTCGAGAACCGCGGGCTGCCGTTCGTCGTCGCGGTGAACTGCTTCGACGACGGCTACGACTACACGGTCGAGGAGATCCGGGAGGCGCTCGACCTGCGTCCCGACACCCCGATCGTGCTGTGCGACGTCCGCGAGCGCGCCTCCGGCAAGGAGGTGCTGACGACGCTGGTGCGGCACCTGCTGAGCGTGCACCACGAGCAGCACCCGGCGGGCGCCCCGGCCGGGTGA
- a CDS encoding DUF742 domain-containing protein, whose translation MTGPGSEWLDDEAGPIVRSYALTRGRARPATRENFDMITIVATAARPRSGSPGIGPEHIDILEMCVQPQPVAEIAARMRLPLVVVRVLLGDLLHHRLITVTRPQQESPLSKERLLREVLHGLQAL comes from the coding sequence ATGACCGGTCCAGGCAGCGAATGGCTCGATGACGAGGCCGGCCCCATCGTCCGGTCGTACGCGCTGACGCGCGGGCGCGCGCGCCCCGCGACCCGCGAGAACTTCGACATGATCACGATCGTGGCGACCGCGGCGCGGCCCCGGTCCGGCTCGCCCGGCATCGGCCCCGAGCACATCGACATCCTGGAGATGTGCGTGCAGCCGCAGCCGGTCGCCGAGATCGCGGCGCGGATGCGGCTGCCGCTGGTCGTGGTGCGCGTCCTGCTCGGCGATCTGCTGCACCACCGGCTCATCACCGTCACCCGTCCCCAACAGGAGAGCCCGCTCTCCAAGGAACGTCTGCTGAGGGAAGTGCTCCATGGTCTCCAAGCCCTCTGA
- a CDS encoding nitrate- and nitrite sensing domain-containing protein, with product MVTVSVVSLGVLWAFAASIALGEGLNLRHVKTVQDHYGYPSGALGGALQAERRLSVVYLGSRAEGDRAAMESGRLVTDRQADLFRRLAESATVRGVAPADAQRLAGKILAELDGLDDRRRAIDTGRTDRTRAFTDYTTLLGDVGALQGSLATLDNSEVAKDARNEASLSRAREVLAQEDALLAGALAAGRMTPAEHARFVKLVGTQRALYGYAAAELRDPDRAYYQRVAGMPEYGRLRALEDRFVASPRRVRRSGEAGVLWKTTADSNLTRLRGLELAVSAGAERRAEPISDGIITRVVLAGALGLVAVAASLVLAVWVARSVIRELARLRREAIDLADVRLPGVIRRLRTGEEVDVAAEAPPLAFGTREIDQVGEAFNAARRTAIQGAVEEATLRRNVSEVFVNLARRSQTLLHRQLKLLDAMERRIETPDDLEDLFRVDHLATRMRRHAEGLIILSGQAPGRGWRSPVAIVDVARAAASEVEDYTRVNVAPMTRAAIVGPAVADVIHLLAELVENAAVFSPPHTTVQVHGQAVSHGFTLEVEDRGLSMDAPSLAAANERLATAAEFDLSDSAQLGLFVVGRLARRHGIKVTLRTSPYGGMTAIVLLPEALVVPDEGDTAPGTPALTTRRAEDALVPVGSVVGGRPREPRPEPGGGAVLRLPAGRHAAAPGPAADDPLARTGPIPVFEEPPAPGSASSGAWGIVPPQPSTPAPSPWGDPPSAEQPEPEPESKPAPPAKPGIPRSPREVRRRPADGPGAASRPPLPRRVRQENMAAQLREDPTVTSPRPAAPRRPIRSPEELRSMMSSIQQGTRRGRAEALDNEES from the coding sequence ATGGTCACCGTCTCGGTGGTCTCGCTGGGCGTGCTGTGGGCCTTCGCCGCGAGCATCGCCCTCGGCGAGGGGCTCAACCTGCGGCACGTCAAGACCGTCCAGGACCACTACGGGTACCCGTCCGGCGCGCTCGGCGGCGCGCTGCAGGCCGAGCGGCGGCTGTCGGTGGTGTACCTCGGCAGCCGCGCGGAGGGCGACCGCGCCGCGATGGAGTCGGGCCGGCTGGTCACCGACCGGCAGGCCGACCTGTTCCGCCGGCTCGCCGAGTCCGCGACCGTGCGGGGCGTCGCCCCCGCGGACGCGCAGCGCCTCGCCGGCAAGATCCTGGCCGAGCTGGACGGCCTGGACGACCGGCGCCGCGCCATCGACACCGGCAGGACCGACCGCACCCGCGCGTTCACCGACTACACGACGCTGCTCGGCGACGTCGGCGCGCTGCAGGGCTCGCTCGCCACCCTGGACAACTCCGAGGTCGCCAAGGACGCCCGCAACGAGGCGTCGCTGTCGCGTGCCCGCGAGGTCCTCGCGCAGGAGGACGCGCTGCTCGCCGGCGCGCTCGCCGCCGGCCGGATGACGCCCGCCGAGCACGCCCGGTTCGTCAAGCTCGTCGGCACCCAGCGCGCCCTCTACGGGTACGCGGCGGCCGAGCTGCGCGACCCCGACCGGGCCTACTACCAGCGCGTCGCCGGGATGCCCGAGTACGGCCGGCTCCGCGCGCTGGAGGACCGGTTCGTCGCCTCGCCCCGCCGCGTGCGGCGCTCCGGCGAGGCCGGGGTGCTGTGGAAGACCACCGCCGACTCCAACCTGACGCGGCTGCGCGGCCTCGAACTCGCCGTGTCGGCGGGCGCGGAGAGGCGCGCCGAGCCGATCTCGGACGGCATCATCACCCGCGTCGTGCTCGCCGGCGCGCTGGGCCTGGTCGCGGTCGCCGCGTCGCTCGTCCTCGCGGTGTGGGTCGCCCGGTCCGTCATCCGCGAGCTGGCCCGGCTGCGCCGCGAGGCGATCGACCTCGCCGACGTCCGGCTGCCCGGGGTGATCCGCCGGCTGCGCACCGGCGAGGAGGTCGACGTGGCCGCCGAGGCGCCGCCGCTGGCGTTCGGCACCCGGGAGATCGACCAGGTCGGCGAGGCGTTCAACGCCGCCCGCCGCACCGCGATCCAGGGCGCGGTCGAGGAGGCGACGCTGCGCCGCAACGTCAGCGAGGTGTTCGTCAACCTCGCCCGCCGCAGCCAGACGCTGCTGCACCGCCAGCTCAAGCTGCTGGACGCGATGGAGCGGCGCATCGAGACCCCCGACGACCTGGAGGACCTGTTCCGGGTCGACCACCTCGCCACCCGCATGCGGCGGCACGCCGAGGGCCTGATCATCCTGTCCGGGCAGGCGCCCGGCCGCGGCTGGCGCAGCCCCGTCGCGATCGTGGACGTCGCCCGCGCCGCCGCGTCCGAGGTCGAGGACTACACCCGGGTCAACGTCGCTCCGATGACCCGCGCCGCGATCGTCGGCCCGGCCGTCGCCGACGTCATCCACCTGCTCGCCGAGCTGGTCGAGAACGCGGCGGTGTTCTCGCCGCCGCACACGACCGTGCAGGTCCACGGGCAGGCCGTCTCGCACGGCTTCACGCTGGAGGTCGAGGACCGCGGCCTGTCCATGGACGCGCCGAGCCTCGCCGCCGCCAACGAGCGGCTCGCCACCGCCGCCGAGTTCGACCTGTCCGACAGCGCCCAGCTCGGCCTGTTCGTCGTCGGCCGGCTCGCGCGCCGGCACGGCATCAAGGTCACGCTGCGGACGTCCCCGTACGGCGGCATGACCGCGATCGTGCTGCTGCCGGAGGCCCTCGTCGTGCCGGACGAGGGCGACACCGCGCCGGGCACGCCCGCGCTCACCACCCGCCGCGCGGAGGACGCGCTCGTCCCCGTCGGCTCGGTGGTCGGCGGCCGGCCCCGCGAGCCGCGCCCGGAACCGGGCGGCGGCGCGGTGCTGCGGCTCCCGGCGGGACGCCACGCCGCCGCGCCCGGGCCGGCGGCCGACGACCCGCTGGCGCGGACCGGGCCCATTCCGGTGTTCGAGGAGCCGCCGGCGCCCGGTTCGGCGTCCAGCGGGGCGTGGGGGATCGTGCCTCCGCAGCCGTCCACGCCGGCGCCGTCGCCGTGGGGCGACCCGCCGTCCGCCGAGCAGCCCGAACCCGAACCGGAGTCCAAGCCGGCGCCGCCCGCCAAGCCGGGGATCCCGCGCTCGCCGCGGGAGGTCAGGCGGCGGCCCGCCGACGGGCCGGGCGCGGCCTCCCGGCCGCCGCTGCCGCGGCGCGTCCGGCAGGAGAACATGGCCGCCCAGCTGCGCGAGGACCCCACCGTCACATCGCCGCGGCCCGCCGCGCCGCGCCGCCCGATCCGGTCGCCCGAGGAGCTGCGGTCGATGATGTCGTCCATCCAGCAGGGCACCCGGCGCGGCCGCGCCGAGGCCCTCGACAACGAGGAATCGTGA
- a CDS encoding ABC transporter substrate-binding protein: MLAAAALVTAAALGAGCSDASGAAAPPDVQMMRTLGTPEGRLDLVAWTGYAEDGSNDRKVDWVTPFTKATGCRVHTKVADTSDAMVALMRTGRYDGVSASGDASLRLVYGGLVAPVNTGLLSNYDDIAAYLKNQPYNSVNGKMYGVPHGYGANMLMYRTDKILQRPTSWSVVWDEDSPAAGHVVAYDSPIYIADAALYLKAHRPDLKITDVYALDEEQFQAAVDLLKRQRPNVNQYWSNYLDELQSFKSGYNYAGTAWQVTANLALAEKAPVATTIPEEGATGWSDTWMISSKAQHPTCMYKWMNWITAPKVQAEVAQWFGEAPANPKACRYTAKGFCSTYHVGDPEFYRRLAFWKTPAKDCGDDRGDKCVPYDRWAQAWTQIKG; encoded by the coding sequence GTGCTAGCCGCGGCGGCGCTCGTCACGGCCGCCGCCCTCGGGGCCGGGTGCAGTGACGCGTCCGGCGCCGCCGCGCCGCCCGACGTCCAGATGATGCGCACGCTCGGCACCCCCGAGGGCCGGCTCGACCTCGTCGCCTGGACCGGCTACGCCGAGGACGGGTCCAACGACCGGAAGGTCGACTGGGTCACCCCGTTCACGAAGGCGACCGGCTGCCGGGTGCACACGAAGGTCGCCGACACCTCCGACGCGATGGTGGCGCTCATGCGGACGGGCCGCTACGACGGCGTGTCGGCGTCCGGCGACGCGTCCCTGCGGCTCGTCTACGGCGGGCTGGTCGCGCCGGTCAACACGGGCCTGCTCAGCAACTACGACGACATCGCCGCGTACCTGAAGAACCAGCCGTACAACTCCGTCAACGGGAAGATGTACGGCGTCCCGCACGGCTACGGCGCCAACATGCTGATGTACCGGACGGACAAGATCCTGCAGCGTCCGACCTCGTGGAGCGTCGTGTGGGACGAGGACTCCCCCGCCGCCGGGCACGTCGTCGCCTACGACTCGCCGATCTACATCGCGGACGCGGCGCTCTACCTGAAGGCCCACCGCCCCGACCTGAAGATCACCGACGTCTACGCGCTGGACGAGGAGCAGTTCCAGGCCGCGGTCGACCTGCTCAAGCGGCAGCGCCCGAACGTCAACCAGTACTGGTCGAACTACCTGGACGAGCTCCAGTCGTTCAAGAGCGGCTACAACTACGCGGGCACCGCGTGGCAGGTGACCGCGAACCTGGCGCTGGCGGAGAAGGCGCCGGTGGCGACGACCATCCCGGAGGAGGGCGCGACCGGCTGGTCCGACACCTGGATGATCTCGTCGAAGGCGCAGCATCCCACCTGCATGTACAAGTGGATGAACTGGATCACCGCGCCGAAGGTGCAGGCCGAGGTCGCGCAGTGGTTCGGCGAGGCGCCCGCCAACCCGAAGGCGTGCCGGTACACCGCCAAGGGCTTCTGCTCGACCTACCACGTCGGCGATCCCGAGTTCTACCGGCGCCTGGCGTTCTGGAAGACGCCCGCGAAGGACTGCGGCGACGACCGCGGCGACAAGTGCGTTCCCTACGACCGCTGGGCGCAGGCCTGGACGCAGATCAAGGGCTAG
- a CDS encoding serine/threonine-protein kinase, whose translation MQPLEPDDPRQIGAYRLTARIGEGGQGVVYLGTSGDGDGPGGPGGGDGGDGAQVAVKLFHAHLSSDLGTLSALDMFTRELEAAKHVARFCTAQVLDSGTSGNRRYIVSEYIDGPPLSRVVAERGPRSGSALDRLAIATATALVALHDAGIVHRDFKPHNVLIGPDGARVIDFGISRALSGAQTMVSRAVGTPAYMAPEQLEPGELTPAADVFAWASTMAFAATGRPPFGNESVPVVFNRIANGEPDLTGVEEPLRGLLTECFAKEPARRPSAQGVLDRLVRPGRAPSPPPPGTLRPPVPAAALLPPPPPAAPSEASENTAHTPPPPPPGMPPPPAMPPTPGMPPPVVPPPAAGRVDAVTAPHGGGGRAKIALIGGAAAVAAVVAVVFGAVWFSGDEPAKRDESVAVNGSAGPDTPQPSAPAEAGSGAGTRSPSASASASPSRPGASRSPSKSAGPSRSPSKAPTRAPKPVRVELGPGHFSAYCVKLGWEWVEYRETPSPGAYCVKRKGGTMKLSAAQLDGGCQWRYGDGRARHYFKGKSNYCYAMKPAS comes from the coding sequence GTGCAGCCCCTCGAACCGGACGACCCGCGCCAGATCGGTGCCTACCGGCTCACCGCGCGGATCGGTGAGGGCGGCCAGGGCGTCGTCTACCTCGGCACCAGCGGCGACGGCGACGGCCCCGGCGGCCCCGGCGGCGGCGACGGCGGCGACGGCGCACAGGTCGCGGTGAAGCTGTTCCACGCGCACCTGAGCAGCGACCTCGGCACGCTGAGCGCGCTCGACATGTTCACCCGCGAGCTGGAGGCGGCCAAGCACGTCGCGCGGTTCTGCACCGCGCAGGTCCTCGACTCCGGCACGTCCGGGAACCGCCGCTACATCGTCAGCGAGTACATCGACGGGCCGCCGCTCAGCCGGGTCGTCGCCGAGCGGGGCCCCCGCTCCGGCAGCGCCCTCGACCGGCTCGCCATCGCGACCGCGACGGCGCTCGTCGCGCTGCACGACGCCGGCATCGTCCACCGCGACTTCAAACCGCACAACGTGCTCATCGGCCCCGACGGCGCGCGCGTCATCGACTTCGGCATCTCGCGGGCGCTGTCCGGCGCGCAGACGATGGTCAGCCGCGCGGTCGGCACGCCCGCCTACATGGCGCCCGAGCAGCTGGAACCCGGCGAGCTGACCCCGGCCGCCGACGTGTTCGCGTGGGCGTCGACGATGGCGTTCGCCGCGACCGGGCGGCCGCCGTTCGGCAACGAGTCCGTGCCGGTCGTGTTCAACCGCATCGCGAACGGCGAGCCCGACCTGACCGGCGTGGAGGAGCCGCTGCGCGGCCTGCTCACCGAGTGCTTCGCGAAGGAACCGGCGCGCAGGCCGTCCGCGCAGGGCGTCCTCGACCGGCTCGTCCGCCCGGGGCGCGCGCCGTCGCCGCCTCCGCCGGGGACGTTACGCCCGCCCGTCCCGGCCGCCGCCCTGCTGCCCCCGCCGCCACCGGCCGCCCCGTCCGAGGCGAGCGAGAACACCGCCCACACGCCCCCGCCGCCGCCTCCCGGCATGCCGCCGCCTCCCGCCATGCCGCCGACTCCCGGCATGCCGCCGCCGGTCGTGCCGCCGCCCGCCGCTGGACGGGTGGACGCGGTCACCGCACCGCACGGCGGTGGCGGGCGCGCGAAGATCGCGCTCATCGGGGGCGCCGCTGCGGTGGCCGCCGTCGTCGCCGTCGTCTTCGGAGCGGTGTGGTTCTCCGGCGACGAGCCGGCGAAGCGGGACGAGAGCGTCGCGGTCAACGGCTCGGCCGGGCCCGACACCCCGCAGCCCAGCGCCCCGGCCGAGGCGGGCAGCGGAGCCGGGACCCGGTCGCCGAGCGCGAGCGCGAGCGCCAGTCCCTCGCGGCCGGGGGCGTCGCGGTCGCCGTCGAAGTCGGCGGGCCCGTCGCGGTCGCCGTCGAAGGCCCCGACGCGCGCGCCGAAGCCCGTGCGCGTGGAACTCGGGCCGGGGCACTTCAGCGCGTACTGCGTGAAGCTCGGCTGGGAGTGGGTCGAGTACCGCGAGACGCCGAGCCCCGGCGCGTACTGCGTCAAGCGCAAGGGCGGCACGATGAAGCTGTCGGCGGCCCAGCTCGACGGCGGCTGCCAGTGGCGGTACGGCGACGGCCGGGCCCGCCACTACTTCAAGGGCAAGTCGAACTACTGCTACGCCATGAAGCCCGCCTCGTAG